The Longimicrobiales bacterium nucleotide sequence CTTCGAACGTGCCGACCTCCTCCAGGGCCCGTTCGAGTCCATCGAAGCTGGGACCCCCGTGGAGGAAGAAGACCGGAGGTGTCCCCGGTCGCGCTTCGGACGATGCACGGAAGCGATAGACCTCGACGCCGAGGACTCCGCTATCTGGATTCGAGCGGTTCACCGGTGCGAAGTAGAGGCCCCGCTCCGCGTTCACGAAGCCCCCGTCGAGGAGGGGGATTCGTTCCGGGTAAAGGAACATCGTCCCGGCGGCGGGCGGGGGAGCAACCGCCGTGTGGAATGATGCATCACTGGTGGGCTCGGCACATGCGCTGCTGACAACGAGACATGCCGCAGCTATGATTTTTTCGATTCGCATTTCTCGCTCCTTGGGGTTGCGAACGTCAGGGGCGTCCGCGCGTCATGCAAGGGCGGTGGTGGACCGGGGACCCAGTCGACGCGGGTCATGGCCGGCTGGGTCGAGGGGCGCCATAGCGACCCGAGGCTGTTGGCGCTTCCGCCTAACGTCGACTTCTCCGACGTACTCAATCCCCTTCCGCAGGGCCGCTTAACGCGAAGTGCGGATTCGGACTGTGCACGTGGGAGAAGCCGACCGTATACGTGTACTGAGCCTCGTCGTTCGCTCGGGCCGGCATCGGGTCCTCACCTGCCCAAGCGGACCGCTAGGACTTAGGAGCGGGAGAGAATCGGGACCAGGGACTGACCTCATGCGTGACGCGGCATTAGCCACCCACTTTCAAAAACCCCTCACAGCCCGTAATACCTAAACCACAAGCCAACACCGGGCGCATTCCCCTTTATGAAAGGCCGCACGGTTCCCTGCGGATCGCTGACCTATGGCTGACTCGGACTCGCCGCAGCTCTCACCGGCACAAACTCGACTCCCGCACCAGCGGCGAGCTCACCTCTGCGCCCTCGTCGCGCTCGCCGGATCGCTGACCCTCGGCACCCCACAGCTGAAAGGCCAAGCCCGGGCCGACGTCGACCCCACGATCCTAGACACTTGGCAGTGGCGAGCATTGGGTCCCAACCTCGGGGGTCGATCAATTGCGGTCGCGGGTAGTTCGGCCCGGGAACTCGAGTACTACTTCGGCGCTGTGGGCGGTGGGTTATGGAAGACGACTGACGCGGGCAACAGCTGGATGCCCGTCAGCGACGGCTGGTTCATGAGTTCGTCGGTCGGCTCGATCGGCGTTTGCGAGGCCGACCCGGACGTCGTGTACGTCGGCATGGGTGAGGGTCAATTCAGGGGCACGATGTCGTCCGGAGACGGGGCCTACGCAACCCGGGACGGCGGCAAGACTTGGTCGTTCATCGGCCTAGCATCGAGCACGGGCCAAACAATGATTCCGCGCATGCGCGTCGACCCAGCAAACTGCGACGTGGTCTACGCTGCGGTGCTCGGCGACCCCTACGGGCCGAACGAGGAGCGCGGTGTCTTCCGCTCCACTGACGGAGGTTCGACCTGGGAGCGCGTCCTGTTCGTGAGCGAGCTGGCGGGTGCCTCGGATCTTGCCACGGATCCCGCCGACCCGAACACGATGTACGCGACGATCTGGGATGTACATCGGCCACCTTGGGGCGGGCGAACCAGCGGCACCAGCGGCATCTTCAAGTCGACGAACGGCGGAGACAGCTGGACGGATCTCACTCGCAACCCCGGGATGCCGGATACGATCATCGGCAAGGTGGGGATCTCCGTATCCGGAGCCGATTCGAACCGCCTTTACGCGGTCATCGAGGCCGCGCCCGACCACGGCGGCGTGTTCCGCTCGGATGACGCGGGCGCGACCTGGCGTAGGACGAACGGCAACAACGCGCTCTTCCATCGGGCCGAGTACTACACGCGGATCACCGCGGATACGCAGGACCCGGATCGGCTCTACGTCCTCAACAAGAACTTTTTCCGATCGGACGATGGCGGGGAGACCTTCCAGCTCGTGCGCGTGCCGCATGGGGACAACCACGACTTGTGGATCGCCCCGGACGACAACGCCCGAATGGTGCAAGCGAACGACGGTGGGGGCACAGTCAGCTGGAACGCCGGGGAGACGTGGACGGATATCGACTTCCCGACGGCCCAGATGTACCACGCGTTCGTCACCAACGACTTTCCCTACCAAGTCTGCGGCGCCCAGCAAGACAACACCTCCAAGTGCGTGCCATCGGACGGTGATGGCTCGTTCTGGTACCAGGGTCCTGGAGGTGAGCAGGGCTACGTAGCCATCGACCCGACGCGCACGACGCTTGGCTACGGCGGCTCTCAACGAGGTGGAATCACGCGCTTCGATCGCACCACTGGCCAGCGGCAGAACGTGCAAATCTGGCCGCGCCAATCCGACGGCTTCCCGGCCGGAGGTATACGTGAACGCTTCCAGTGGACCTTCCCGATCGTGATGTCCCTTCACGATCCTCGAGTGATCTACGCGGCCAGCCAGCACGTGTGGAAAACGGAGGACGCGGGAGAGAACTGGCAGCGCATCAGTCCAGACCTCACCCTCGCTGACCCCGAGACGCTCACCGGTTCCGAACAACCCATTAAAGACCACAACAGCCAAGACTATTACGCCACGATCTTCACGCTGGCGGTGTCGCCGCACGACGCTCAGACGCTGTGGACCGGTTCAGATGACGGGCTCATCCATGTCTCTAGGGACGGAGGCGCGAACTGGCAGGATGTGACGCCCGAGGACCTCCCATTCCGAGCCAAGGCGAGCCTGATCGAGGTGTCGCCTCATACTCCGGGCAAGGCGTATCTGGCCGCCGAGAAGTACAAACTGCAGGACGTGCGCCCCTACATCTTCAAGACCGAGGACTACGGCGAGACGTGGGAGCTCATTGTGAACGGCATCGGCGCGGATCACTTCGTGCGTGCAGTCAAAGAAGATCCCGAGCGAGCAGGACTGCTGTACGCCGGCACGGAGCACGCGCCCTACGTGTCCTTCAACGACGGTGCTGTTTGGCAGCCCATCGCGCTCAACCTGCCCGACCTGCAGATCTCGGACATCGAAGTCGCTGGGAATGACCTCGTGGTCTCGACGTACGGCCGCGGCTTCTACGCACTGGAGGGCATCGACAGTTGGCGGCAGATGACTGCGGATGTGCTCGCTTCCGATGTGCACCTGTATGAGCCGGGCGCAGCCATTCGGACGCGTGCCGGTCCGGCGTCCGGTGTTGACCGCGCAGTCTACGGCCGTGGGCGCATTCCAGGTACGAACCGCGTCGACATCTACTATCAGATGCGGAGTGGAGCGCGGCGCGTAACGATCGATATCATTACGGAGGCGGGAGACCTCGTGCGCAGCTTTGTGGGCGCCCGCGATGTCGAGCGGCCAAGCCCCGTGCGAAACTCGGTCGGACACGTAATCACCGGACCGTCATGGGGCGGCGCAACGCCGGCGCCCATCCCCGGTTTCGAGGCTGGCTTTCATCGGTTCAGCTGGGACACTCGTTACCCGCCCGCGGTCGACTTCCCTGGTATGCGCCTACGCGGTGCGAACGCAAACGGGCCCCAGGCGGCGCCGGGCAGCTACCAGGTCCGGCTCACCGTGGACGGCATAACGAGGACGGAGCGCTTCGACCTGCTCAAGGACCCGCGCCTGACCGAAGTCACGCAGGCGGACTTCGTGGCCCAGTTCGACTTGGCGATGGCCGTGCACGCCAGATTCAACGATGCGACGACGGCCGTAACGCGCATTCGTGCGTTGCGCATCGAGGTGGACGACCGGATCCGGGCCGCGTCAGACGTACAAGTCACGCAGGCCGGCACCGCGCTCGCCGCGAAGCTGGGAGACGTCGAGGGGGACCTCTACGAGGGTGAGGCCGAGGCGCAGAGTGACCTCAAACACTTCGGGACCCGCCTCGCCAACCATCTCTCGTATTTGAAGGGCGTGGTGATGGGCGCAGACGCGCGCCCCACGCAGCAATCGTTCCAGGTACTCGAAGAGATCTCAGTCGAGCTGGATGCACATCTCCTCAGGCTCGAGGTCATCCTCGGAGACGAGTTGGATCGATTCAATGACCTGCTCAGAGAGAAGGGCATGCCGCCCGTTGGGAGGCTAATCGCCTAGAGGACGCCGAACGACCACAAACGGCAGGCCTGCGACCGTCGCGGCCAGACTACTCCAGAGCACGCTGAGCCGCGTGGTCTCTAGACCGGCATCAGCCGTTACGAGGACGGCTGCGTAGACCCCGAGCAGCAGCCCAGCCCGGACACGGATGTGTACGAGAGGGAGTCCATCCACATCCCCGCGGCTACGAGGCGCAGGATAGAAGAGCGCCGCAGCTAGAGCGAGCACGGCCACAATGATGAGGGCAATGCCCACCGGCGCGTCGGGCATGCCGCCGCCGTCGTTGGCTGAAGCGCCGAGAAGAGCAGCGAACCCGGCGAGGAACAGGGCGAGCAGACTGTGGCTCCTCCTCATGGCCTGTCCTGGAGCGGTGGGCAGCACTCCGTCCAGCGCTAAGGCGGCAGCGCCTACGACGGCGAGGGTCCAACTTTCCGTCCAGGCTGCAAAAACGAAGAGCGGAAGGAGCAGCAGCGTGTCACTCGCCAGAGCCGCCTTACCTGTGCTGCGGTTCACGAGACGCAGCGACATGAGCACGACGACGGGACTCAGGAGCGATTGCTCCCCCGCCAGAAGCCACGCGAACCACGCGAGAGCGGCCGCGAGGAATGCAGCCGCGTTATCGTCCGGGGACAACTCCCGGGTGAGCGCCCAAGCCAGGAACGTAGAGAGCCCGGCGTTGGCACCCGCGAGGCCAGCGCCCAATCCCCCCGACCCCGCCCTCACCGCCAACGCAGCCCCGACGACGAGCGCGAGTGCGAGCAAGAGGAGGATGGCACGATTCGTCGGATAGGCCGGGTCGACAGGTCGGCCGATGCCGGAGAAGCGGTACACGGGATGCACAGTCATCAGCCTGCCCACACGTAGAGGGCTACGGCCAGCGGCACGCGCAGGATCCAAGCGACGGTCCGCACCCAATTCGTTCCGACCAGGCGACGATGCACTGCGGCATCGAAGCCGGTTGAGAGGCGGCGGTGCGCCGGTATCTGCCACAACGCCGTCGAGCCCCAGATGATCGCAAGCAACGCCAGACCGCCGTACGCCCATACCCGGTACTCTGGAGTCGGCGCGAGCAGGACGAGCCAAAGCGCCGATCCGACCTCGAGGACCATGGGTGGAGCGACGACCCAGCCGGTGCGCCGAGTGTGCAGCGCTTCATAGGTGACGAAGCCCCCGCGACCGACCTCGGCCATGAGTGGATAGTGAACGACTTGCACGAAGACGATCACGCCCGCCATGAAGACGGTCGAAAGCAGGTGGATCAGCGCGGGGTCATTCACGCGGAGCGCACACGCCCGAGGCCTCCGTCCACACCGAGCGTCTGCCCGGTCACCCAGTCTGCCTCGGACCCGAGAAGCCACGCCATGGCAGCGGCGATGTCCTCCGGCTCTCCAATCCTACCAAGCGCGTGCATCGCTTCCGAGGACGCACGCCCGGGCCCGCTCTTGGTGATGCGCTCCGTCAGCGGCGTCTCAACGAGTCCGGGCGCGACGGCGTTCACCCTTACGCCGGATCGGCCGTACGTCGCCGCGGCGGAGCGCACCAGCGCATCGATGCCTCCCTTGGCAGCCGCAATCGCCTCATGGTTCGCGAGCCCGATGGCCGCGGCGGCGGACGAGACCAGGACCACGCTCCCCTGCTTCTGTCTCATCATGGGCCGCACCGCCGCGCGCAGCACGGCGAACGAGCTGGTCAGATTGGCGGACACGGTGTCGGCCCATTCCTGCGGCTTCGTCAGGTGAGCCGGCTTGAGGAGGAGGCTGCCCACGCAACTCGCAACTCCATCAATGCGTCCATGAGCATCCATGACCTGCTCGACTGCCTGTTCTACGGCTTCGAAGTCCGATGCGTCGGCCGGGAGCGCAAGCGCACCGAGTTCCGTGGCCAAAGGGGCCAGCCGTGCGGGATCCCGCCCGGAAAGGGCGAGCTGCGCCCCCCCGAGCTCCAGCCGCCTGGCGAGCGCACCGCCAACGCCACCGTAGGCTCCGAAGATGAGATAAACCGGTTCTTGATTCGTCATTTTAGACCATTTCCTGGGCCGCGGAGAACGTGCAAAACCAAAATCGGGGACGAGTCCGGAAGAACCCGCCCCCGCTGACCGATGATCGTCGGCGCTGCGCTAGTACTTGATGCGCAACCCAACTCCGAACGGCCACACCCACGAGTTGGACGTGCCAACCTCGGCTTCGGCCGAGAAGGCGATGTCACCCTGCCGGCTGATCAGGAAGTCGACCGAAGGCGACGGCTGAATGCCCAACTTCGCGCCAGCGTTGATCGCCGGATACGTGTTGATGTGAGCCGTAACGATGTGCGGATAGTATAAACCCATTTTCCATGACCGCCAACCTTTTGTCCAACTATCTGTCTAACAAGGATGGATATTTGGTAAATATTGCGACTAGATACTCACAGTATCGCATCTATGTACAAGGAGTGTCTAACTATATACGTTCAGTGATCAGGGGAGAGGGAGTCAGGCTCTTTGCTTCCTCTCCGCGAAAACACTCATTCCTCGCTGGCCCGCCAACTCGAAGGCGTCTACGAGGTTCGACCAGGGTCCATGTGACCGGGAACACAGCTGATGACTTCGACGCCCCTACTCGCCCTGATGACCATCGCACAAGCACTAGTCACCTCAGGCCCAAACACTTCACGGTCCGACCTGCCCAAGGCGATGTCAGGGTCCTCGCCCGCCCCAGAGCAAGTCGAGCGCGTGATTGTCGACTTCACCGGCGAGCATCCTCAACGCTGGGCCATCGTGAATGATGGGGTCATGGGCGGGCGGTCCAATAGCAACATCGAGGTGACGGACCAGCGTACGGCAGTCTTCAGTGGGTTCCTCTCGCTGGAGAACAACGGTGGATTCGCGTCTACCCGTGCTGCGCTCGGGTCCAAGGTCCTGGAGGGCTTCGACGGTGTCGTGCTCCGCGTTAGGGGAGACGGTCGCACCTATCAGCTTCGTTTCAGGATGGACGGGAGGTTTGACGGGGTGGCCTACCAAGCCGAGTTCACGACCGAGTCGGGTGAATGGACCGAGGTCGATCTTCCCTTCGAAGCGTTCCAACCGTCATTCCGTGGATTCGTTCCACGGCGGGTCCCAGGTCTGGACCCACCCCGTATCAGACAGATGGGGATTCTCATCGGCGACAAGATCGAGGGGCCGTTCAGCTTGGAACTGGAATGGGTGAAGGCGTACCGGCGTGCCGAAACGGACGAACCCGCGTAATCGTGCACGGCCGAACGCATGACTTCGGTGCGTATACACCGACCCCCTTCCATACGCTCTGCAGCGTTGCCACACCTCCTCTCCCCACCTACCGTGCTCTCTGACGCAACACCCCACTTGAGTCCGTAACGAGCCTACCATGCGCCTGGATCAAATCCTCCCAGCCGTCCTCCTCCTGCTCGCCGCTGGTGCGGCCGCACCAACCCCTCAGGAAGCCCCCAAGACCGTCGCGGTGCTCCGTTTCGACAACAACACGGGCGACGAACGCTACGCCCACCTGGGCCGCGCAATGTCGGCCATGATGATCTCGGATCTGTCGGTGATCGAGGGAATCCGCTTCGTCGAGCGCGAGCGCGTCGAGGTCCTGCTCGAGGAGCTCGACCTGCAGCAGTCGGGGTACGCGGATCCGGCCACCGCAGTGAACGTCGGAATGATCAGCGGTGCCCAGTACGTCATCACGGGGGCGTTCGCATCCGTCGATCCCGAGATGCGACTGGACACCCGCGTGGCGAGCGTCGAGACCACCGAGATCATCCAGACGGCGGATGCGACGGGACTCAAAGACGAGCTCTTCGCCCTGCAGCAGATTCTGGCCGAGCAACTCATCGAAGGACTCGCGCTGGCCCTCACCGAGGAAGACCGCGAGAGGTTACGCGCGCAGCAGGAAGCCAACCGAATCGACAACGTGGAGGCGGCGCTCGCCTTTTCCCATGCGCTCTGTCTCCTGGACGAGGGTGCCTATGTCGAGGCCTTCGACCAGATCCAGGACGTGCAGAGCGCCGCCCCGGCCTCCGCGCTCGTGCGGGGCACGTTGGACCTCCTGAAGGACAAGGTGGCCGACGCCGCCAAGAGCTCCGTAACCGACCGGGCCAACCGCGCGATTGGTGGGCTTCTCGGGCGGAGACGCCAGGCACAGCCGCCGAGTCGCCCGGCGTCGGCGCGCCCGGACACGAGCTCGACGTCAACCTGCAGTACACCAGGGGCTGGGAAGACGAAGCCTACCACCTCAAAGAAGAATCGAACGTCCGGGTCGGGACGGATATGACCCATCTGGAAGCCGTCGAGAACACACTGCCGCTGAGCATCGATTACACGCGGCCCCTAGCGAGTGGGCGGCTCCAATTGGGAGGGAGACTGCGGACCCGCTGGCTGCCCATCACCTACGCCGTAGACCGAGGTGTAGGCAGCGTCATTTACGATGGCCTGGGCGACGAGTCCGACTGGGACGAGGACCTGTTCGCGGCCTATGTGAACTTCGTCCGGGCCAAGCCCTCGTACTCGGTTGAAGCTGGGCTACGTGCGGAGCAAACCAACGTGACCTATACGATCCCGGACGAGAACAGCTACTAAAGCTCGAGCGACGCGTAAACGTATTTTGAGTTGTTCCCGAACCTGAAGCTGACCTGTGCCATTGGCGGATCCTACCGCATGGCCGCTGCGTTCAATCGGCGCATCGACCGCCCGGGCGAACCC carries:
- a CDS encoding CIA30 family protein, coding for MTSTPLLALMTIAQALVTSGPNTSRSDLPKAMSGSSPAPEQVERVIVDFTGEHPQRWAIVNDGVMGGRSNSNIEVTDQRTAVFSGFLSLENNGGFASTRAALGSKVLEGFDGVVLRVRGDGRTYQLRFRMDGRFDGVAYQAEFTTESGEWTEVDLPFEAFQPSFRGFVPRRVPGLDPPRIRQMGILIGDKIEGPFSLELEWVKAYRRAETDEPA
- a CDS encoding outer membrane beta-barrel protein — its product is MQYTRGWEDEAYHLKEESNVRVGTDMTHLEAVENTLPLSIDYTRPLASGRLQLGGRLRTRWLPITYAVDRGVGSVIYDGLGDESDWDEDLFAAYVNFVRAKPSYSVEAGLRAEQTNVTYTIPDENSY
- a CDS encoding CsgG/HfaB family protein, translated to MRLDQILPAVLLLLAAGAAAPTPQEAPKTVAVLRFDNNTGDERYAHLGRAMSAMMISDLSVIEGIRFVERERVEVLLEELDLQQSGYADPATAVNVGMISGAQYVITGAFASVDPEMRLDTRVASVETTEIIQTADATGLKDELFALQQILAEQLIEGLALALTEEDRERLRAQQEANRIDNVEAALAFSHALCLLDEGAYVEAFDQIQDVQSAAPASALVRGTLDLLKDKVADAAKSSVTDRANRAIGGLLGRRRQAQPPSRPASARPDTSSTSTCSTPGAGKTKPTTSKKNRTSGSGRI
- a CDS encoding SDR family oxidoreductase; its protein translation is MTNQEPVYLIFGAYGGVGGALARRLELGGAQLALSGRDPARLAPLATELGALALPADASDFEAVEQAVEQVMDAHGRIDGVASCVGSLLLKPAHLTKPQEWADTVSANLTSSFAVLRAAVRPMMRQKQGSVVLVSSAAAAIGLANHEAIAAAKGGIDALVRSAAATYGRSGVRVNAVAPGLVETPLTERITKSGPGRASSEAMHALGRIGEPEDIAAAMAWLLGSEADWVTGQTLGVDGGLGRVRSA